The following proteins are encoded in a genomic region of Leptospira fainei serovar Hurstbridge str. BUT 6:
- a CDS encoding tetratricopeptide repeat protein, translating into MSLGWVPLFSGFYFKDRFKRFTVAVFLSLLIPASVFPQGGNPAKDSVPPDSDLLLRIAEESFKDRKFYQSIESLRSFLVLYPGNSKRTKVLLLLRDCFLKLDRPEKALEVSLNLYKMEPTGEFGLESYLEAGRLLAKMGEIDQAKEVFSSICRQSYSRVMAEKAALEFSGLDVLSDVEPSSEADSCREK; encoded by the coding sequence TTGAGTCTCGGATGGGTACCTTTGTTTTCCGGATTTTATTTCAAAGATCGTTTTAAACGATTCACTGTTGCAGTTTTTCTATCATTATTAATCCCAGCGTCCGTTTTCCCTCAGGGCGGAAATCCTGCGAAAGATTCGGTTCCACCTGATTCAGATTTGTTACTCAGGATTGCGGAAGAGTCCTTCAAAGACCGAAAATTCTACCAATCCATCGAAAGTTTGAGAAGTTTTCTAGTACTCTATCCCGGAAATTCAAAAAGGACCAAAGTCCTACTTTTATTACGAGACTGCTTTCTAAAGCTGGATCGCCCCGAAAAAGCTCTGGAAGTTAGCCTAAACCTCTATAAAATGGAGCCTACGGGCGAGTTCGGATTGGAATCCTACTTGGAAGCCGGACGCCTACTCGCGAAGATGGGAGAAATTGACCAAGCGAAGGAAGTATTTTCGTCCATTTGCAGGCAGTCATATTCTCGGGTGATGGCCGAAAAGGCAGCCCTGGAATTTTCCGGTTTGGATGTTCTTTCCGACGTGGAGCCTTCATCCGAGGCGGATTCTTGTCGGGAAAAATAG
- a CDS encoding LIC10235 family protein — translation MKPKKVTNDDLEKIVAGVKTQAVEAIGNYLYKGFRIQVSKYNLSGAERVQLLYQRRRKEGLCIVCGTKVAKKNPSTGRLYRLCEFHRKKIDKKK, via the coding sequence ATGAAGCCAAAGAAAGTTACCAACGATGATCTTGAAAAGATTGTCGCAGGGGTAAAGACCCAAGCAGTCGAAGCAATCGGGAATTACCTATATAAAGGATTCCGGATTCAAGTTAGTAAGTATAACTTATCGGGGGCAGAGCGGGTCCAACTCCTCTACCAAAGACGGAGGAAAGAAGGGCTTTGCATCGTTTGCGGAACAAAGGTGGCAAAGAAAAACCCTTCTACCGGGCGACTATATCGCCTCTGCGAATTCCACCGAAAAAAAATAGATAAAAAAAAGTAA
- a CDS encoding glycerophosphodiester phosphodiesterase family protein, producing the protein MGKPFEIPCPWVIAHRGFSGEYPENTMLAFRKAVEVDADWIELDVTLSADREVVVIHDDTLDRTTNMRGPVRDTSFERISKADAGGWKSIQFLGEPIPKIWDVWDFVLSTKLGLNIEIKTSAYEPEPKEMPIEDSLIRFALDKKALDKTLFSSFCWDSLVRIRELSTDAKLGILIGEETPHWEEALDLAFRLNAFSLNLSFHIAQKEIVSKIQEQGFKVLVYTLNTEEELKNGLGAGVDGIFTNYPTRMRSLIS; encoded by the coding sequence ATGGGAAAGCCTTTTGAAATTCCATGCCCGTGGGTAATCGCGCATCGAGGTTTCAGCGGCGAATATCCCGAAAATACGATGCTGGCTTTCCGCAAAGCGGTGGAAGTCGACGCCGATTGGATAGAACTAGATGTTACTCTTTCCGCCGATCGTGAGGTCGTAGTCATACACGATGATACCTTGGATCGAACTACAAATATGCGCGGACCGGTGCGAGATACTTCTTTTGAACGGATTAGCAAAGCCGACGCAGGTGGATGGAAAAGCATTCAATTTCTCGGCGAGCCGATTCCGAAGATTTGGGATGTCTGGGATTTCGTACTGAGTACAAAGTTAGGTTTGAATATCGAAATTAAAACGAGCGCTTATGAACCTGAGCCGAAAGAAATGCCGATAGAAGATAGCTTGATTCGATTCGCCTTAGATAAAAAGGCTCTGGATAAAACTTTATTCTCCTCCTTTTGCTGGGACTCTTTAGTAAGAATAAGGGAACTGTCCACGGACGCAAAACTCGGTATTTTAATCGGAGAAGAGACCCCTCATTGGGAGGAAGCTTTGGACTTAGCGTTTCGATTGAACGCGTTTAGTTTAAATTTATCGTTTCATATCGCCCAAAAAGAAATCGTATCAAAAATTCAAGAGCAAGGATTCAAAGTGTTGGTTTACACTCTGAACACCGAAGAAGAGTTAAAGAATGGCCTGGGCGCCGGGGTTGATGGAATTTTTACTAACTACCCTACGAGAATGAGATCGCTCATCAGTTAA
- a CDS encoding phasin-related domain-containing protein, whose translation MEKQLLDILNAGIGLLKSGQEGVEKAKVELEKTYGELVAKGAADNSEGSVKIRESVDKLLNEIKEVSTVAGKNYDETRAKIVEKYNQISEEIKKRVPEGQLEAVKAKLAEVADTIKSTAKAKGTPAV comes from the coding sequence ATGGAAAAACAATTGTTGGATATCCTCAACGCTGGAATCGGACTGCTAAAATCAGGACAAGAAGGTGTCGAAAAGGCAAAAGTAGAGTTAGAAAAGACCTATGGCGAATTGGTCGCAAAAGGCGCAGCTGATAACTCTGAAGGTTCCGTAAAAATTCGCGAATCCGTCGACAAGCTATTGAACGAGATTAAAGAAGTTTCCACTGTCGCAGGTAAGAACTACGATGAAACTCGTGCAAAGATCGTTGAGAAATATAACCAAATTTCTGAAGAAATTAAAAAACGCGTTCCCGAAGGTCAGTTGGAAGCAGTTAAAGCGAAACTTGCCGAAGTTGCCGACACAATTAAAAGTACAGCAAAAGCTAAAGGAACTCCTGCAGTTTAA
- a CDS encoding PPK2 family polyphosphate kinase, translating to MIDLKQISTEPPNDVKKEKAEEDRIDHLNRIGELQTRLFASKEKAILIVLQGMDTSGKDGTVKKLFTVLNPLGCTCVGWKIPNQEEQGHDFLWRIHRSTPAKGMIQVFNRSHYEDVIVPLVKKDINGDRIQKRLEYIAEFERLLSEENNTLVIKFFLHISKQEQSSRIEKRLEDPQKKWKFDPSDLVAHSLYDEHLKAYGQVLSFCEDSYPWKIIPADKKWYRDYLIAKLIREEMDGMDLHYPESESI from the coding sequence ATGATCGATCTAAAGCAGATTTCCACCGAACCGCCTAACGACGTAAAAAAGGAAAAAGCGGAAGAGGATCGAATCGATCATTTAAATAGAATCGGAGAATTACAAACTAGACTCTTCGCCTCTAAAGAGAAAGCGATTCTGATCGTTCTTCAAGGAATGGATACTTCAGGCAAGGACGGAACGGTTAAGAAACTATTTACCGTATTGAATCCTCTCGGTTGTACCTGTGTCGGTTGGAAAATTCCGAATCAGGAAGAACAAGGTCACGATTTTTTATGGAGGATTCATAGGTCAACGCCCGCGAAGGGGATGATCCAAGTTTTCAATCGTTCTCATTATGAAGACGTTATCGTTCCTCTCGTAAAAAAAGATATTAATGGAGATCGAATTCAAAAGAGGCTAGAATACATCGCCGAATTCGAAAGACTATTAAGCGAAGAGAATAATACTCTCGTCATCAAATTCTTCCTTCATATATCCAAGCAAGAACAGTCATCCCGCATCGAAAAGCGACTCGAGGATCCTCAAAAAAAATGGAAATTTGACCCTAGCGATTTAGTGGCCCATTCCCTCTATGACGAACATTTGAAGGCTTACGGACAAGTGCTGAGTTTTTGCGAAGATTCCTACCCTTGGAAAATCATTCCCGCAGATAAGAAATGGTATCGGGATTATCTAATCGCAAAATTAATTCGCGAGGAAATGGACGGAATGGACCTCCATTATCCGGAATCCGAATCTATTTAA
- a CDS encoding DUF2804 domain-containing protein: MNLETEIHQQSVLCSSGGKLNLNAIGWSKIPLHRCNVTGHWLRKKKWNYWCFYDKDFLASFTVSDLDYAGVIFCYWLDRKTGEFEESTILTPFGQSCSLGQTVANTALYEGKSGIVSFKVDEYGSYRIFVNFNRSNRKHIHADLRVDIPQGWETLNVVVPWSRNRFQFTHKLFGLGVEGTLEIGGRSHEFKEEDSFAVLDFGRGVWPYSTKWNWASMSYRPSKKEVYGINLGGGWTDGTGTTENALLINGRIYKLPSDVNFEFDRKDPNKPWIIYTKDSKAVELTLTPTYHRKATSNVGIIGSTVHQMIGNFDGVLRVGKNEFRIKGGQGWAEDHIARW; this comes from the coding sequence ATGAATCTCGAAACTGAAATTCACCAACAGTCGGTCCTATGTAGCTCGGGTGGAAAACTTAACTTGAATGCGATCGGATGGTCAAAGATCCCGTTGCATAGATGCAATGTTACCGGGCATTGGTTACGAAAGAAAAAATGGAATTACTGGTGTTTTTACGATAAAGATTTTCTGGCATCGTTTACCGTTTCGGATCTTGACTATGCCGGTGTGATTTTTTGCTATTGGTTGGATCGGAAAACGGGCGAGTTTGAGGAAAGCACGATCTTGACACCGTTTGGTCAAAGCTGTTCCCTCGGACAAACCGTTGCGAACACGGCTTTGTACGAAGGCAAATCCGGCATAGTTTCATTCAAAGTGGATGAATACGGAAGTTATCGAATTTTCGTGAACTTCAATAGATCGAATCGCAAACATATTCACGCCGACTTGCGAGTGGACATCCCCCAAGGTTGGGAAACCTTAAACGTAGTCGTTCCTTGGAGTCGAAATCGATTCCAATTTACTCATAAACTTTTCGGATTAGGGGTAGAGGGCACTCTGGAGATTGGCGGAAGATCCCACGAATTCAAAGAAGAAGATTCCTTTGCCGTTCTGGATTTTGGAAGGGGAGTTTGGCCGTACTCGACGAAATGGAATTGGGCTTCGATGTCGTATCGGCCTTCTAAAAAGGAAGTCTACGGTATTAATCTTGGCGGTGGATGGACTGACGGAACGGGCACGACGGAAAACGCTCTTTTAATTAATGGAAGAATCTATAAATTACCTTCGGACGTGAATTTCGAATTCGACCGAAAAGATCCCAATAAGCCTTGGATTATCTATACGAAAGATAGTAAAGCGGTGGAATTAACTCTTACTCCGACATATCACCGAAAAGCAACGTCGAATGTCGGAATCATCGGCTCAACCGTTCACCAAATGATCGGAAATTTTGACGGAGTCCTTCGAGTGGGTAAAAACGAATTCAGAATTAAAGGCGGGCAAGGTTGGGCGGAGGATCATATCGCCCGGTGGTAA
- a CDS encoding aminotransferase-like domain-containing protein codes for MTNTDESGTKYSKIAMSLIRRIEAGEFLPGTKLPSLRRICRSERCNLSTAVEAFGILQERGYIRGRERSGYFILPRSESVSTYKVDKPVRIASPTVPEEVGSLLAELADPRFVSLGAAVPDSQFLPFASLERSYRKAMRDSFLHNYTDVQGDPELRRKIATRSSTKERHISPEEVFITIGCSEAAFIALSLLTKPGDQVAVESPLHFVLYQILSILKLKAIEIPTDPVYGMDLDSYESVLKTSQPKILVTVPTFSNPTGSLLPLNSKKEVLRLSAKYGIKILEDDIYGELLHSPGPRPPSLLSMDEEGFIIQVSSLSKTVSPGLRTGWLIANHEIIGRAVRRRMVESIALPSLPQLAAADFLGSLGYERHLRNFRRSIGNSILSYADAFLEYFPKGTRLTIPKGGFLLWIELPNGKDSRELRFRAAKKRISLVPGNLFSLSGKYVSNFRINAGISFGPKVASAIRTLGRIAVEI; via the coding sequence ATGACCAATACAGATGAATCGGGAACAAAATACTCTAAGATAGCAATGTCCTTGATTCGGCGGATCGAAGCGGGAGAATTTTTGCCCGGAACTAAGCTGCCTTCCCTAAGGAGAATTTGTCGATCAGAGAGATGCAATTTATCTACTGCTGTCGAAGCCTTCGGAATTTTACAGGAACGAGGATACATTCGAGGACGTGAAAGGTCGGGGTATTTTATTCTTCCTAGATCGGAGTCGGTTTCCACTTATAAGGTGGATAAGCCGGTCAGAATCGCAAGTCCTACCGTTCCGGAAGAGGTTGGGTCCCTTTTGGCTGAACTAGCGGATCCCAGATTCGTTTCTCTCGGCGCGGCGGTACCCGATTCCCAATTTCTCCCCTTTGCTTCCTTGGAGCGTTCTTATCGTAAGGCTATGCGGGATTCGTTTCTCCATAATTATACGGACGTTCAAGGTGATCCGGAACTCAGAAGAAAAATCGCAACAAGATCTTCCACGAAAGAAAGACACATTTCACCGGAGGAGGTGTTTATTACGATCGGTTGTTCGGAAGCGGCGTTTATCGCGCTTTCTTTATTAACGAAGCCGGGAGATCAGGTAGCTGTGGAGTCTCCTTTGCACTTCGTGCTATATCAAATTTTAAGCATATTGAAATTAAAGGCGATTGAAATTCCGACGGATCCCGTTTATGGGATGGATCTGGATTCCTACGAATCCGTGCTTAAAACATCTCAACCTAAGATACTGGTTACCGTGCCGACGTTCTCTAATCCCACCGGTAGTCTTTTGCCTTTGAATTCCAAAAAGGAAGTTCTCCGACTTTCCGCTAAGTACGGGATTAAAATTTTAGAGGACGATATTTACGGCGAACTTTTGCATTCTCCAGGGCCTAGACCTCCGTCCCTTCTATCTATGGATGAGGAAGGTTTCATCATACAAGTCTCTTCCTTGTCGAAGACTGTGAGTCCCGGTTTAAGAACCGGTTGGTTAATTGCGAATCATGAAATAATCGGAAGAGCGGTTCGAAGAAGAATGGTCGAGTCGATCGCATTGCCTAGTCTTCCCCAACTGGCCGCAGCGGATTTTTTGGGTTCGCTCGGTTACGAAAGGCATCTTAGAAATTTTAGACGGAGCATCGGAAATTCCATTCTTTCCTACGCGGACGCATTTTTGGAATACTTTCCAAAAGGTACCCGTTTGACGATTCCAAAGGGAGGTTTTTTACTTTGGATCGAACTTCCGAACGGAAAGGATTCGCGGGAGTTACGTTTTCGCGCGGCGAAAAAAAGAATCAGTCTTGTTCCGGGAAATTTATTTTCACTATCGGGAAAATATGTAAGCAATTTCAGAATCAACGCGGGGATTTCCTTCGGACCTAAAGTAGCATCGGCAATCCGAACATTAGGAAGAATTGCGGTGGAGATTTAG
- a CDS encoding aminotransferase-like domain-containing protein has product MGKSFTKSLITSEGSIRSSNRVARTPESVIRDILKVINNSDILSFAGGLPDDSLFPIKYFSEGFNLAIQESGAKLFQYSETQGHQKLRTWIAESYYPESDPEEILLTNGSQQALDLLGRYFLDEGDFVLIEKPSYLGAIQTFSSYGPRFIGLDYRNDGPDPTELKERISRNPTLPKFFYCIPDFQNPTGFSYSVPNRKAIAEICRDAGIPILEDIAYRELNYKNEIPISLSMLCPENTFSIGTFSKTLSPGLRVGWIRAPKERMRELIVQKQAMDLHSPLINQEVIYRFLISGDFQNHLINLKQNYAQKAKIATKLFQEIFGDTIRFQPPRGGLFLWIEFLDETDTNLLFKTALAEGVAIVPGDTFFTAESSSKQLRWNFSRATAEEMETGVKRLFKAWQRLHSI; this is encoded by the coding sequence ATGGGCAAGTCATTTACGAAATCCTTAATAACCTCCGAAGGATCGATTCGATCCTCTAACCGAGTCGCAAGAACGCCCGAATCGGTGATCAGGGATATCCTGAAAGTAATTAACAATTCGGATATACTTTCTTTTGCCGGAGGATTGCCGGACGATTCTCTATTTCCTATCAAATATTTTTCGGAGGGTTTCAATCTTGCGATCCAAGAAAGCGGGGCTAAACTTTTTCAATATTCGGAAACGCAGGGACATCAGAAACTTAGGACTTGGATCGCAGAATCGTATTACCCGGAGTCCGACCCCGAAGAAATATTACTGACAAACGGTTCCCAACAAGCGTTAGACTTGCTGGGAAGATATTTTCTTGACGAAGGTGATTTCGTCCTGATCGAAAAACCTAGTTATTTAGGCGCGATACAAACCTTTTCATCCTATGGTCCCCGATTTATCGGCCTTGATTATAGAAATGACGGGCCTGATCCTACGGAATTAAAGGAGCGGATCTCGCGAAACCCCACCCTGCCAAAATTTTTCTATTGTATTCCGGACTTTCAGAATCCTACCGGATTCTCTTATTCAGTACCGAATAGGAAAGCAATCGCTGAAATTTGCAGAGATGCGGGAATACCTATCCTTGAAGATATTGCATATAGGGAATTAAATTATAAAAATGAAATTCCAATTTCCTTAAGTATGCTTTGTCCCGAAAATACCTTCTCGATAGGTACGTTCTCCAAAACACTTTCCCCGGGTTTACGAGTGGGCTGGATACGGGCTCCTAAAGAACGTATGCGAGAATTGATCGTGCAAAAACAGGCGATGGATTTGCATTCTCCCTTGATTAATCAAGAGGTAATTTACCGATTCTTAATATCAGGTGATTTCCAAAATCACCTGATTAACCTTAAGCAAAACTATGCGCAAAAGGCAAAAATAGCGACCAAGCTGTTTCAGGAAATTTTTGGCGATACGATTCGCTTTCAGCCGCCTCGAGGAGGGTTATTTTTATGGATAGAATTTCTGGATGAAACGGATACGAATTTGCTTTTTAAAACCGCTCTCGCAGAAGGCGTAGCTATCGTTCCCGGAGATACTTTCTTTACCGCCGAGTCTTCTAGTAAGCAACTAAGATGGAATTTTTCCAGAGCCACTGCCGAGGAAATGGAGACCGGAGTAAAAAGATTATTCAAAGCTTGGCAGCGTCTGCACTCGATCTGA
- a CDS encoding phasin-related domain-containing protein: protein MEKQILDVLNAGLGIVKTGQEGLEKAKAEFTKSFQELAAKGAADNSESSVRVREFVDKFLNEAKELTTAAGKGYEDTRAKILEKYNQLVDEAKKLVPQEQVDAIKAKLSEVTETVKNGIPTKKTA, encoded by the coding sequence ATGGAAAAACAAATTCTAGATGTTCTTAACGCAGGACTCGGTATTGTAAAGACCGGGCAAGAAGGACTGGAAAAAGCTAAAGCAGAATTCACCAAGAGCTTCCAAGAATTGGCAGCAAAAGGTGCAGCAGATAATTCAGAGTCTTCCGTTCGCGTTCGCGAGTTCGTCGACAAATTCCTTAACGAAGCTAAGGAACTTACGACAGCAGCTGGAAAAGGCTACGAAGATACCCGTGCTAAGATCCTCGAGAAATACAATCAACTTGTAGATGAGGCCAAAAAACTCGTTCCCCAAGAACAAGTCGACGCTATTAAAGCTAAACTTAGTGAAGTTACGGAAACTGTGAAAAACGGTATTCCGACTAAGAAAACCGCATAA
- a CDS encoding YgaP family membrane protein — MDINESKLDRFLRSFAGLLIIGWGLYSQSWLGAFGIIPLTTGLVGWCPAYALFGFSTCESSES, encoded by the coding sequence ATGGATATAAATGAAAGCAAGCTAGATCGTTTTCTAAGATCTTTCGCGGGATTGTTAATTATCGGCTGGGGATTGTATTCTCAAAGTTGGCTGGGTGCTTTCGGAATTATTCCTTTGACTACAGGGCTCGTCGGTTGGTGTCCGGCGTACGCGCTCTTTGGATTCAGTACTTGTGAGTCGTCCGAATCCTAA
- a CDS encoding motility associated factor glycosyltransferase family protein yields MKELRSDLLDRNLKSLGKISPEIAEEIRSSNIEAELVQTPSGLPSLKIGSTWLHSSREPVTEVKRQLDSLKKGDEDRVFLFFGSGLGYSVQYALEFDKVVCVWLEPFPGMIKLAFSLYDYSSELENDRLRIVLSPFNETSLYSGLKGVSGLPVSFIPHRGSLQWNAAAYQEPRFLAETYFHKKDVNTATLTRFEKVWTGNFLRNLPELLHLHPIRSLFDLCRSKIDIIVCGAGPSLSHSLPDLKSFRDGFILIAVDTALLILQKAGIEPDLVFSVDPQSLNSKYLEGYTGDTAFVFDPTTSYHSLRLSSVAKGGFFTSSPFPWIKLIESNLNEGIGSLDFGGSVSTNATSLAEKMGARSILFLGQDLSFPGTLAHCKGAVLEERLNFLEKRKFRREFHNHRQMTALPAKWIESETGIRLRTNDKLLIFKKWFEERKKAIPWRNLSSEGARLEGIPFIGFSDWVEQNSPDFKFVQEIRNSIKSIRNSESLLRSFDLLEDLKKISIELREFLREVQKGEDLSRRIYTLIQDGGRERDSIRASLREIALIDELVASKKGLTEFIGTSLQRVILSITEGYETDLTLEEKKNEQLAIAKKSVLLYEGLRSATQLNIRLLGKAIIRIRTTHKY; encoded by the coding sequence ATGAAAGAGCTTCGCTCGGATCTTCTTGATAGAAATTTAAAGTCTTTGGGAAAAATTTCTCCCGAAATAGCCGAAGAAATTCGCTCTTCCAATATCGAAGCCGAACTTGTCCAGACACCGTCCGGTCTGCCTAGTTTGAAAATCGGCTCCACTTGGCTGCACAGTTCGAGAGAACCGGTCACGGAAGTTAAGCGACAACTAGATTCTCTTAAAAAAGGGGACGAGGATCGGGTTTTTCTTTTTTTCGGTTCCGGCCTCGGTTATTCGGTTCAGTATGCTTTAGAATTCGATAAGGTTGTTTGCGTTTGGCTGGAACCGTTTCCGGGAATGATCAAATTGGCGTTCTCGCTTTATGATTATTCAAGCGAATTAGAAAACGACCGACTTCGAATCGTGCTGTCCCCTTTTAACGAGACGTCCCTGTACTCGGGTTTGAAAGGCGTGTCTGGATTGCCGGTGAGCTTTATCCCTCATAGAGGAAGTCTGCAGTGGAACGCTGCGGCATACCAGGAACCTCGCTTTTTAGCTGAAACGTATTTTCATAAGAAGGACGTAAACACTGCAACCCTTACCAGATTCGAAAAAGTATGGACGGGAAATTTTTTACGCAATCTACCCGAACTTTTGCATTTGCATCCGATTCGATCCTTGTTCGATCTTTGCCGATCCAAAATCGACATAATCGTTTGCGGAGCCGGACCTTCTCTTTCTCATTCTTTACCCGACCTAAAGAGTTTCCGAGATGGATTCATTTTGATTGCGGTTGATACTGCTTTGTTGATTTTGCAAAAAGCAGGCATCGAGCCCGATTTGGTTTTCAGCGTAGATCCGCAATCCCTCAATTCTAAATATTTGGAAGGATATACGGGCGATACCGCATTCGTTTTCGATCCGACTACCTCTTATCATTCGCTACGTTTGTCTTCCGTAGCGAAGGGTGGATTTTTCACCTCTTCACCTTTTCCATGGATCAAATTGATCGAATCGAATTTAAATGAAGGAATCGGTAGCTTGGATTTCGGCGGATCAGTCTCGACAAATGCAACGAGTCTGGCCGAAAAAATGGGAGCAAGATCGATTCTTTTTTTGGGGCAAGACCTTTCATTTCCGGGAACGCTTGCCCATTGTAAAGGAGCCGTTCTGGAAGAAAGATTGAATTTCTTGGAAAAACGAAAGTTTAGGAGAGAATTTCACAATCATCGACAAATGACGGCGTTACCTGCAAAATGGATCGAATCCGAAACAGGTATAAGACTTAGGACCAACGATAAACTTCTCATATTTAAGAAATGGTTTGAAGAAAGAAAGAAGGCGATCCCATGGAGAAATTTAAGTAGCGAGGGAGCGCGGTTGGAAGGTATTCCTTTTATCGGATTCTCCGACTGGGTTGAACAAAATTCCCCGGATTTTAAGTTTGTTCAGGAAATACGAAATTCAATTAAAAGCATCAGAAATTCCGAATCCCTGTTGAGATCGTTCGATCTATTAGAGGATCTAAAAAAAATATCGATCGAGTTACGCGAATTCCTGAGAGAAGTTCAGAAAGGCGAGGATCTTTCTAGAAGGATTTATACTCTAATCCAAGATGGCGGACGGGAAAGGGATTCGATTCGAGCCTCTCTTCGAGAGATCGCTCTAATAGACGAACTAGTTGCATCCAAAAAAGGTCTTACGGAATTTATAGGGACAAGTCTTCAGAGAGTGATTCTCTCGATCACCGAAGGTTACGAAACGGATCTGACTTTGGAGGAAAAGAAAAACGAACAATTGGCGATTGCAAAAAAAAGCGTTCTTCTTTACGAAGGGCTTCGATCGGCAACTCAATTAAACATTCGTTTATTAGGAAAAGCAATTATTAGGATTCGGACGACTCACAAGTACTGA